From the Sebastes umbrosus isolate fSebUmb1 chromosome 2, fSebUmb1.pri, whole genome shotgun sequence genome, one window contains:
- the LOC119500496 gene encoding cortexin domain-containing 1-like: MEVEGTAEPAFVDVDQGLTLACIAFLCLLLVAMIIRCAKVIMDPYSAIPTSTWEEQHLDD; encoded by the coding sequence ATGGAGGTGGAGGGCACTGCAGAGCCAGCCTTCGTGGACGTGGACCAGGGCTTGACTCTGGCCTGCATCGCCTTCCTCTGCCTGCTGCTGGTGGCCATGATCATCCGCTGTGCCAAGGTCATCATGGACCCCTACAGCGCAATCCCCACCTCTACATGGGAGGAACAGCACCTGGACGACTGA